The genomic stretch CCCGGAGCAGAACCACTCCTTCTCTGATCACTATCTCGAGGTGCCGTTCGACCTGTCGCAGGTCATCTTCATCACCACCGCCAACCTGCTCGAGCCGATCCCGGCCGCGCTACGCGACCGGATGGAGATCATCGAGGTCCCGGGCTACACCGAGGTCGAGAAGCTGGAGATCGCCCGTTCGTTCCTGATGCCGAAGGCGCTCGAGGCGCACGGGCTGACGACGGAGCACCTGGCGGTGACCGACGACACCATCCTGCGGCTCATCCGCGAGTACACCCACGAGTCCGGCGTCCGCAACCTCGATCGCGAGCTTGGCGCGCTCTGCCGCAAGATCGCCCGCAAGGTGGCCGAGACGGACGAGCCGGAGCTGACGATCGTCGAGGCCGGCGATCTGCCGAGCTACCTCGGCATCCCGCGCTTCGAGTACGGGCTGGCCGAGGAGAACGACGAGGTCGGCGTCGCGACCGGCACGGCGGTGACTAGCGCCGGCGGCGATCTGCTCTCGGTCGAGGTGAGCATCACCAAGGGCAAGGCGGAACTGATCCTGACCGGCCAGCTGGGCGACGTGATGCAGGAGTCGGCCCGCGCCGCGATCTCCTACGCCCGCTCGCGCGCCGACGCGCTCGGCATCCCCGAGGGCTACTTCGACACGCACACCATCCACATCCACGTCCCGGCCGGCGCGATCCCGAAGGACGGTCCTTCGGCCGGCGTGACGATGGCCACCGCGCTCATCTCTGCGATCACCGGCATCCGGGTCCGCAAGGACGTCGCGATGACCGGCGAGATCACCCTGCGCGGCAAGGTGCTGCCGATCGGCGGCTTGCGCGAGAAGGTCCTGGCCGCCCACCGCGGCGGGATCACGACAATGATCGCCCCGGCCCGCAACGAGAAGGACCTGGTCGAGCTGCCCGAGTCCGTCCGCGACGTCCTGCCGGTGCGGCTGGTGAGTCACATGGACGAGGTGCTGGAGATCGCGCTGATCAGCGCGCCGCACGCCGTCACCAGCCTGGCCAGCGCCGCCGGCTAGCGAAGCGATCAACCCAACCTGATGCCGCGCCGAATCGGCGCGGCATTGCTATACTCCCGGATACCGGTATAAGCGGTTAGCAGAGGCAGGCGAGATGAAGCTGATCTTCGCGATCGTCCAGGACGAGGATGTTGACAACCTGACCGATGCTCTGATCGCCGACGGCTTCCGGGTCACGCGGATCGGCAGCACTGGCTCGTTCCTGCGCATGGGCAACAGCTCGCTGATGACCGGCGTCGAGGACCACCAGGTGCCGCAGGTCAACGCGATCATCCGGCGCGTCTGCCGGCGGCGCAAGCAGATGGCCGTCCCCTACTCGCCGGCGCTGGAGCCGGGCCTGCTTTACATGCCCGAGAACTTCGAGGTCGAGGTCGGCGGCGCGGTCGTCTTCGTCCACAACGTCGAGCGCTTCGAGCGGTTGATGCCGGCCTGATCTGACTCACCCACCAACGGCCGGCAATTCGACCGGCTCCGGCGCCGGCACAGTCAGACCACCAGCGATGAGATAACCCCCGAAGACCATCAGTGCTGCGGCCGGCCCGGCCAGCCGGATGCCCAGCGGGTTCGCAGCCGAACTGCCCAGCAGCAGCAGCAGCCCGAGGCTGAGCGGCGCCAGCGAGGTCGCCACCTTCTCGACGAACGCCTGCGCACCGTAGAACACTCCCTCGCGGCGAGTCGCCGTGCGAGCCGCGTCCAGATCGCAGAGGTTCGCGATGATCGGACCGGGGAACAGGAATATTCCTGCCAGCGGCGCGCCGACCAGCACCAGCGCCGCCAGCGCCTGCGCCTCGACCGGAATTCCGGGCGCCAGGCCGGAGAGGAAGAGCAGCGGAAACGTCGCCGCCGCCAGCAGCATTGCCGCCCGGTAACCGCGCAGTGGCGTCGTTCGCCGGGCGAGCCGGGTGAATAGCGGGATTGCCAGCACCATCGTCCCCAGCCCGACGGCGGTGAGGATCGGCACCCAGATACCCTCGGCGTCGCGCCGCAGGATCCCGCCGACGTAGTAGGGCAGCAGGCCGATCAGCATCGTCAGCGCCGCCTGGAACAGGACGAACGACGCCATAAATCGTAGGAGCTCGCGATTCTGCAGCATGAGCTGAATTGACGCGCGCAGCCCCACCTGCGACGAAGCGACACTCCTCCGCGCCGGACGCCAGACGCCAAACAGCCCGAGATAGCGGCTCGCGAACGCCAATAGCGCCATCACCGCCGCCATTACTCCAAAGCCGAACCTGGCGACCAGCAACCCGCTCCCGACCATGCCGACCGCTGCGCCGACCACGCCGAAGTAGACGCGCCGCGCCGAAAGGTCGACCCGCTCAGCGTCCGTCGACGCGATCTCCGGCAGGAGCGCGTCGTACGGCGCGCTG from Thermomicrobiales bacterium encodes the following:
- a CDS encoding cyclic-di-AMP receptor, with translation MKLIFAIVQDEDVDNLTDALIADGFRVTRIGSTGSFLRMGNSSLMTGVEDHQVPQVNAIIRRVCRRRKQMAVPYSPALEPGLLYMPENFEVEVGGAVVFVHNVERFERLMPA
- a CDS encoding MFS transporter, which encodes MRPLALSRRASIFYPMGYLGVEALTQARNVWLLYCYAPPAGADRVALLRLSTISIIIFAGKLLEAFDDTLIGWWSDRSGGRLGRRIPFVLAGTPLMALFGFLLFVPPAHSGGVVTALYLFLILELFYLSATFASAPYDALLPEIASTDAERVDLSARRVYFGVVGAAVGMVGSGLLVARFGFGVMAAVMALLAFASRYLGLFGVWRPARRSVASSQVGLRASIQLMLQNRELLRFMASFVLFQAALTMLIGLLPYYVGGILRRDAEGIWVPILTAVGLGTMVLAIPLFTRLARRTTPLRGYRAAMLLAAATFPLLFLSGLAPGIPVEAQALAALVLVGAPLAGIFLFPGPIIANLCDLDAARTATRREGVFYGAQAFVEKVATSLAPLSLGLLLLLGSSAANPLGIRLAGPAAALMVFGGYLIAGGLTVPAPEPVELPAVGG